The following proteins are co-located in the Tachysurus vachellii isolate PV-2020 chromosome 17, HZAU_Pvac_v1, whole genome shotgun sequence genome:
- the arl3l1 gene encoding ADP ribosylation factor like GTPase 3, like 1: protein MGEIQKGLFSVIEKLKGTTEQELRIVLLGLDNAGKTTLLKQLASEDVNTITPTQGFNIKSVTCHGMKLNVWDIGGQRKIRPFWKKYLENTDLLIYVIDSADKKRFEETGLELSELIDEENLKGVPVLIFANKQDLTTASTASEIAEGLNLHTYRDREWQIQACSAISGEGVQDGMNWISNNIVNKK from the exons atgggtGAAATCCAAAAG GGTTTATTTTCCGTCATTGAGAAACTAAAGGGCACGACAGAGCAGGAGCTCAGGATCGTTCTTCTTGGTCTGGATAATGCTGGGAAAACCACCCTACTGAAACAGCTCGCTTCAGAAGATGTGAACACCATCACACCGACTCAG GGCTTTAACATTAAGAGTGTAACCTGTCACGGAATGAAACTGAATGTCTGGGACATCGGGGGGCAGAGGAAGATCCGCCCTTTCTGGAAAAAGTATCTGGAGAACACAgatttgttg ATTTACGTCATAGACAGTGCAGACAAGAAGAGGTTTGAAGAAACAGGCCTG GAGCTTTCAGAACTGATCGATGAGGAGAATCTGAAGGGAGTGCCTGTGCTCATCTTTGCCAATAAGCAGGATCTGACCACAGCGTCAACAGCCAGCGAGATCGCAGAGGGGCTCAACCTGCACACGTACCGGGATCGAGAGTGGCAGATCCAGGCCTGTTCGGCTATTTCTGGCGAAGGAGTCCAG GATGGAATGAACTGGATCAGCAACaacattgtaaataaaaagtaa